The Pogona vitticeps strain Pit_001003342236 chromosome 7, PviZW2.1, whole genome shotgun sequence genome segment CCCTTTCAATCTGATTTGAAAACCAACATCGGGCCTCAGAGCAGAGGCCCAGTCCTCTCTGGGgttcctgccctgccctgccttgaGACCCCACCAAAAAAATTATTCCACAACCACAAAAGCCTGCCCAGAGAGCACCCCTTCTCACCTCGTTCGCACAAGGTCCCACCATAGCTGGGCAGGCACAGGCAGATGAAAGCGTTGATCTCGTCAATACAGGTGCCTCCGTTCTGACACGGGCCAGATAAGCAGTCATCGATATCTGCCgggagagagaaatggaggatCGTTTTGAGACAGCCCAGAGCAGCACGCCCCCAAATCCCAAACCAAGTGGCTGTGAAGAAGCCGACCCCATGGACCCGGGATTTTCCTGACTCTGACGGGTAACAAACCAGCAACGCGGGGAATCAAACCGGTGGCTTTGTCCAAGCTGAACAGCAGCTGGACCGTGGATGCTGGCATTCCCACTCGGGTGATCCAATCCTGTTTAAGGGAGGTGGGAGGAATTGCACCCGTGATGCTCAGGATTGGCCTGACTTCTAGGTCCTCCCAGCGACATACAAGGTGCCCTTCATGGGTTCTAAGAAGGTAGGTCAGGTTCTAACGACACAccttcttctttatttcctttattaTCCTTTATTTCTGGGCTAGTAAGGACACAGCCCCTGGGCCAGTTTCCTCCCTCCCCAGTCAATTTCTGAgaccccattcattcattcattcattcattcgttcgttcgttcgttcgttcgtccgtccgtccgtccgtccgtccgtccgtccgtccgtccgtccgtccgtccgtccgtccgtccatccatccatccatccattcacccACCCTTCCTTTCTTTGTGATAAACCACAGCTCCTTGAATATAATTTCTGTGTCTCTGGTCAGCCTGCCTAGGAAAGGCTGTAGAACAGTGCCCCCCAAAATGGATGGTTGGGTCTGAAGCCCACCAAACCATGGCCCTAACTATTTTAAAacggatggacagatggatggatggatggatggatggatggatggatggatggatggatggatggatggatggactgagaAATATGATTGATGGAGGAGTTGAGTGGAGGTATGGCTGAGAAAGCATAGGCGAAGGGGGCAGTGGAGCTGGTGAGCAAATTATTCAGGGCTCAATGCGGGCGGAGTGCAAGACGTGAGCTGGATCCTTGGGGCTTATCTGAGCTTTGGGAAGTGTCATCCGGCTGCATCCGAAGTGGGGGATTAACAGTGTTGCAATCCAGCCATCAGATGCGGTGGCACAAGTTGGGGGGATCTGTCAGACGTGCCAAAAGGCACAACATGAGTGTAAAGTTAGGAAGAAAGTCTATCTGTGTTTTTCGGTGGACGCGGAGGAGGGTCATTGTATCTGAGATTTGGGAGCACTTGGgataaaggggggaaatggaagctAAAAGGAAGATTTTAAACCTTGTAAACTGGCCCCAGAATGTCAGTATAATGAAGAAGAGGAATATTTGTGACATTTAGAATGAAACTTCCCAATTTTTAAATACACAAAGTTGAACCCAAAATTAATCATTTACAACCTATTACTTTTCGGAAACTATTTGTAACActtccccccctcttcccccgGGATTCGGGCCAATCAGAGAAGGATGATACCACCCAGCTGCCTCTGATTGGGTCACTCAGTCAAGTCCATTCAGAGCGAGGTCAGTTCTCCCTGCCCTCGTTCGGAATGGGCTATCTCAGCACTGTTGACACATCCATGAAAAGTCTCTTTAAAGCCACCATCTGAGCTATGTTTTCCTGAGAGTTAGCCCCATTGGATACAATGGGATACAATACAATTCTGAGTAAACACACATAGGGTTCCATGTTGCATTAGCACTTTTcaatcttctctctttttaacctTTGCTGTTGGATTCTTTTCAGAAGTTCTGAAGACTtctctttctctcgctctctccctcccattgcaaaacCTTTCTCTATTTTCATACACCATGCCTTTTTTCTGGATGGACTTATTTTGGGCCCCATTGAAGCAAGTCACTCAATATCTTGTTTCCATACAGAAGGATGACTAATATACACACTCCTAACTCCTAGCCCATTTAGAGTGAGGTCTTTTTCCCTGCCCTCATTCGGAATGGGCTATCTCAGTTTCGAGAATTTTGATTTCGAGATGCACCTTGCAGACGGATTCTCCACACGTCCAGCTCCCTCTCACCTATTTCACAGTTCTCCCCTGTGAAGCCTCGTGGACAGTTACAGGTAGAGATGTTCCCGCTGGATTCACAGGTCCCTCCGTGCAAACACGGGTCATTGTCGCACGGATTGGTTTCAACTGctagagagaaaaacaaagtggaAGCAGTAAGACTAGGCCAAGGTTGCATCAACAGAGATTCAGTGTCCAGATCAAGAGAATCAACAGCACCACGGCTTTTTGCTGTGGTCAAACTTCATTGGAAAGCGTCTCCTGTTCTGGGCACCCCAGTCTGGGGTTAGGACAAAGTAGAACCTGTCCAGAAGAGGTGGACCAGAATGTTGAAGGGTATGGAAACCAAGACCCAAAAACGAACAGGAGAGGGATCTTAGTATGTTtggcctggagaagagaagaccgAGAGATGGTTTTGCGATTCCAGAAGGTGGAACTTGAATGGATTCGGATTTTAAGAAAGCAGATTCCAAACCAGCTCGAGGAAGAACTTCCTAAGGATTAGGGTTGCTCAACAATGGGACAGAGTCCCTCAGAAAGAGGCAGCCTTCTCTGGAGGTTTTAAAACAAAGGTTAGATGTCCAATCTGGCAGGGAGGGTTTAGCTGATGGCTTTGCAGTGTCTTAGTGGGTTGGGCTTGCTGgcccttggggtgtgtgtgtgtgtgtgtgtgtgtgtgtgtgtgtgtgtgtgtgtgtgtgtgtgtgtgtgtgtgtgtgtgtgtgtgtgtgtgtgtctcccatcCACATCTCCCATTCTGTGATTCAGACCCCTCTCTGCTGATCTCctctctctgcatgtgtgtgtcaATATGTCCCATGTGCAAGGAATCTTGTAGCCCATGGAAAACATACAGGTTGAGGGGATCCTCAACCTGTCCAAGCTGTTCATTTGGGTTTTCCTTCTCATGATCGAACTGAAGCCTCCAAAACACCTAACCCCCCTCGAAAAGTGGTGCAGTCACCCCCTTAGCTTCTAATGAAACCCAAGGACtattctcctcctctctggcaaACCATGAGAGCCGGGAACCTCAGCCTATAACAATGGAAGAGAGCGGCGACAGGGGAGAAATCTACATTCAGCAGGTGAACTCTCTGCTTGGCTCCCAAGATCATTTGGTGGCTTCGTTCCCGTGGCAGTTCATTTCCTCTTAACCGGGTGTCGATTTAAATCAGCCGTTTATAATTGTAGCTTCTAATGGAACGGCGGGATCGAAGGCGGGTTGGAAATTAAGTAAGTAAATCAGGAATTGTGAGCACTGATTGATCTTCTCCTGGTGtctgtctcttctctctctcccccccacccccaatacttCTGTTGGATGCTATACAGCGGAGGCTGATTTAGAAGCCAAGAGAGGATTCCTTCCTCTTCTAATTAGCGATCTGCATCTCCTTCAAAATACCGTATTCTCTGGAGAAACGGGTCAAGCATTTCCTCTGCCTCgcaaagaggcagagagagagagaggggttgcACTGGAGCAGGCCCGTCAACAAATCCGAGGAGGGCTATCAACTTCTGGAGTTGTGCCTGGACCACCTTCAAACACACCTTGATCTTCAGAGGGCCACTTCACAGCCGGTGAAAAACACAACAGCTGCCCCCTGATCAAAACCAACGGGCACAAGAGCGGCGGTTTCACGGCACGAAGCCAAAGCTATTCTCTGGACCCTGTCGATGGACTGGCGCTCATTCCTCATGATGGGTCAGCAAAGAATCATCAGGATTTGGGGCAGAGAATGGTCTCCTCTCTTGAGTGTGACCTCGACTCTCATTGGAAAGAGTAGGTAGGATCTGATGGATAGCTCAAGGGTTTAGAGGTTGGgacttcgattccccactgggtctccttgacgggggctggacagGATGACCTatggggtcccttctggctctgccgttctaagatgattgtCATCCATGGTGGTTCTCTAATGGAGTTTCAGGCAGCTGCCTTTTCCAACCATGCATGGAGGCCAAACCTAAAGTTCTTGGAGAGACAAACACCTTTCTTTTAAATGCCTCTTGTcttaagttgttgttttttttgccaaCCGTGACAAAAAAATTCTATACTATCATTCACAATCTACTGCTTTTTTGGAAACGGTTTCCAtgtttgtgttttgcttctcCGCAGAGATTCTGGACTATTTGAAAATGGCGATGATGCCGCCCATCAGATTGGACCTCTTGGTTTACAAAACGCCAAGCCCATTCGGAGTGAGGTCAGCTCTGCCTTCCCACCTTCAGAATGGGCTATGTCTGTTTGTATGACTCTAGGATTTTAAGaaaagattctagtcctcatggatCTGAATTATGAAAGGAACAAATATCTGGCGGGGGGGGGATCTCCTCCTGAACTGAGATTATCTCAGCACGCCAAAACATCTCAACGGGGATGAATCCAAATCGTCCATGGAGCTGGTAGTAAATGTTTGGGGTGACAGTGTATTCTCCTGCAGGGGGTCTTTACTCCACAaatgtgaactgctggatagctcagtagtttaggtctccagctgcagagcctGGGGTTGGGTGTTCAAATCCCcagaggggctggacttcatgatccataaagtccctttCTGCTCTGAAGTTCTACAATGGTAGTGATGATGATACACTAAATTTGGCCCCTCTGATTCAAATGTTACACTTTCTAGAAGTGGGTTACTGTTTCAAAATATGCCCTAAATATTCTTTACGGATCTGCAGGATGGGAAAATAGTGACGTGCGAAAACCCGCATGTCAAAACACGAGTGTTGTCAAATGCAGGAGAACAGCCATAATGGACCACGGCCTTTGAAGTCCAAGTACTGGAAATCTGAGCCGCCTGAGTAAAATGAGACCTTGACTCTCCTcccaaaaaatatacagtatatacaattcATCAAGGCGGGAAAGTCCTAGAAAAGTCGAGCTAAAGCTAAACTATCCAAAGCTTCGGACCGATTTTGAAGAGGCTTAGAACATCCGGCTGGATAAGCTCAGGGGTGTAGGTCTCCAGCAGCTGAGCCAGAGGTggtgagttcgaatcccccactgggcttcctgggggaagagccagcccaCAAGAAGGTAACGGGGAAAtgacttctgaatactctgtacctagaaaactctgaaaagggtctccgTAAGTCGGAATTAACTTGACGGCCTGCAATTAACATTATTAGAAACAATGACCCCCTCCAAGGCAGAGTCTCCTGCCTGGTGATTCTTTGTGTTTGGGTGCCTCAGATTTGAGACCTTGCTTTTCTTGTGCGGATTTGCTGCTCCCCCGTGAGAAAGCTTCCCCTGCTGAATTTTAACCaggctgagttttttttcttttttcttttgcctcaaaaAGTCCGATTTGTTCGCCCGCTCTTTCCTCGGAAGACTTCAAAAGAACACCGGCGGGGAAACTCTCTCTGCCAGAAGTGCACGCACGGCGGCTATTACTGTGCGCACGAGAGGATAATAAATATTAAATCGGAAGATGCCTCAAAGAGCTTGGAGTGGGAGAGCGGGAGAAATCAAAGGGAGTCCGGGATGTTGGTGGAATAACTAAGGATAataagaataatcttagaactgcagagccggaaggaaCCCgggagatcatccagtccagccctggtcaagAAAGTCCAgggaggattcgaactcccagcctctggctccatgaGACCCAcgtcactgagctatctagcagtgcATCATCATCTTGATCTTGCGTATAGGCAAGTTGGAAATAACGCAGCAAAGTCAAAGTGTTGATGTTAAAAACGGTTTCTTCTGCAGGAACTGGAGGCCAAGTCAACAGATGGATCAAAAGAACAGCATTGTGAACCCCACActttaaatgatttaatgtgacGTTGAAAGTCacttaaaaaggagaagaagattaCGTTCACCTCCGTGAAAGGAACATTTGTAATGCTGACGCGTTAAATCTAGTGTATTATTTCCGAGCCGCAGATAGAGGGAATTCTCGGGCTTCGGAACAAAGTCAAAGACCACCTTTTGACTCAGCAGGTTTGGTCCCGTAGGGTTGGTCCTCATCATCTACAGGTAGAGTGAGATGACCGCCTTGGATTGCAAAAGTAGGTGGGTGGCAAAAACAGACGTCAACGAGCAGCCTGGTGCACATCCCAAAATCTCATCGGTAGGAGAACCAAAGCAAAGAATTTAGTGAAAGAAGCAAGAATTCATGGAAACAAGCCACTTACCAATCAAGCTGATGTTGGCTTCCTCGTTCCACACCGGACCCTCGTCCCCTTTGATGGTGGACAGATTTCTGGTCTCTTCCCCACTCCCGCTGTCGGGCTCAAGAGGGAGAAACCCTCCCGGCGAGGTGGGAAGGTAGCTTTCCTCATCATCCACAGCTCTGATGGCTTCTCCACTTGGAAAGAGGGAAGGTGGAGAGGTTGGGAATGGAAGTAGCTGGTCTGGAGACAGTGTTGATCGACGTGGGGTTGGGTCCATCTTTGGGGAGCCCCACAGCGTTGCGTCTTTCTGCCCCTCAGTAGGGACAGGCCAGGTGGAAAGGGTATGGATGGGAGATCCAGAGCTGGCCCCTTCAGAAGAGTGATGGACGGGACTTGTTTCCATCATGCTGCTGGTTTGGAGGACCAGGTGTTCCCCAGGATGATTTTGGTTGACTACGCCGGCTTCAAGGTGTCCATCTGTGCTTTCTGTGATCACCTCCCAGCCCCCTTGTTGCCCAGAAACACCCAGCGGCTCGGTCAAGGTGGAAACATCTACTGGGCTTCCTGGTGTTGTCTGGAGGCTTCCCTTGGAGGCCACCTCCCCATCTTGACTGGCACCACGGGTCACCAATGGCTCACTTTCCCCAAACAACAGCTGAGCCGCTGGTGAGTCAACGAAATCCAGTGTTGGAGAAAAGATGTTCTTCATGGACAGAGTGGAGGCCTCTTCCCCTCTCAGCTCAGTGAGCTCCCCCACATGCCAGCCGTCCTGATTCAAGATGGTGTCTTCTCCTCCCACGTCAAGGACCCTGATCTCCTTCTGTGGTCTGGTGGCATGGAGAATGTCTGAATCTGTTCCTTCTTGGGCAGAACCAGGCACGTTTTGCTGGGCCTCGAAATCAGGCCCCGGGAGCCCCTCGACTAAGCTCACCAGGGCGTTGTGATCTTCTCGGGAGTCATCACCAACTTCCCCACTCGCTTCGTCCATGGGGCCTTCGCTCCTCTTGCTGTCCAGGGAGGAGTGTGGGATTGTCCGGATAACCTCCCCGTTGCCTGAGAAGCTCTCCCCGTTGTCCCTCACCAGCGCCACCCCTGGAGGGTAGTCTCCTCGGGTGCTGGCAGCCCCGGGGCCCTCTGTGAGACCTCTTACTGTTGTGGTGGCCATCTCTGGAGGCCACCGAAGCCCATTGGCCACGGTTGGAGAGGAAGCCTCAGGATGCCCGAAGTGGGTTTGGGTCTCCTGGTTTTCCAACCCAGAGGATGCTGGGTGTTCATGGTCGTATCCTTCACCCTGTGTGCCTCTCCAGAAGGGTGAAGGAGATAAAAACGTGGTTTCTGGGTAGCTCCGGTGCTCAGACGCTGGTAGCTCTGAAAGAAGATGCAAGGAATTAACAATGCTGAAGTTCTCTGAGGCGTGGAACCCAAATAGGGAACTCGAGATATGAAATTTCCCTGGTTTTGGATTATAAACCCTCAAATCTTTTACCCCGGCCTTGTTCCACCTCACGGCCCCACTGCCTATGCAACCGGgctgtcccttttaaaaaaacaaaacaagggtgGTTCTCTCGTAAACACCATCTACCCCATCATCCACAGCTGAAGAACAGCCTCACTAAGCCCATTGGGGGGGGGTCTTTCCATCTCCCACCTCCCAGCCCTGGTGAGATGGGCGGGCATGGTCTCCAAATTTTTCCTCAGAAACAGTTCTAATTCCTCACGGAATGATTTTGGGGACATCTCATCATCCCCATCTCCATCAtagatttccccccaccccagaggTTATTTCGGTaatcaccccccccacccccaccccaccccccctctctctctctctcacacacacacacacacacacaaatacacacacacagacacacagagtcAGCAGCATCGAGGGCCTTTGGAAAGGTTCACAACGAGGAAGCTGTTGCCACGGCAACCCCTCTGAGGATGCTCCTGGGCATCCCAAACCCTTATCAGGTGCCTACCATACAATCTTCAACATGGGAATTTTCAGGCGGTGCTGGAAAAAAACTGCCTCTATAGAAATGTATGACCAgtatgcacttttttttttttttttacagattgcGTATctctatttaggctgcattattGGTTTTGcgattcaccccccccccaaggtgtctgttttttaaaaaaacaaaaggcgGTGCTCTCGTTTAAGCTGGCTTGACCCTGAATCTAccccaaagaggaagaggaaggaacttGGGTTGGCCCACCTGAGCAGGCTTGGCCCATGCCTGGAGTCTCCGGATTCAGAGGATTCTGCTAACGTCTAACAAGCATTATTGGCTTCCTTCTCAGGCTATCTTGAAAAGCGCCCGCGTTCGGGGACCCTGAAAgagtcttcatttttttttgggAAGCGGGGACCTTTGGGGTTCATGGGGTTGTGGAGGAGCTTAGCCCCAAAGGATGCCAGGATGTCTCCCCCAGCCCCACTGACGACCAAGGTCGAACCCCACGGAGACCCAAAGCAGGCTCTCCCACCCACTTCCTCTCGTCAGACCCTAAAACGATGAGGAAAATGGGGCTTTCTGTCcttctaaaacaaaaaagaaaaacccaaacgAGGGTTCACTGCCTTGAGTGAACTTGGAATCAGAATAGAGGTTCCATTAGAAGAATTAAATGAAACGGAAAGAATGAAGAGAAGGGGCACCTCCAGATCCACTTACCTTTGCCATCCACTTCGTTGGAGAGAGCGTAGCTCACGCCGCCTCGGAGCGCCgcggctgggctgggctgggcctcCACCGAGGTCTCGATGAAGTTGTCCGCCATCTTGTGCCGCACCGAGGGCAAGGCGGTGCTGCCCTCGGTCTCCCCCTCAAGGCCCGGATCCTCTTCCACGATCTGCTGGAAGTAGCGTCCGTTGAGGCCCGTGTAAATGCTCCTCTGGGTGGGCTCGGGAAGGCCAGTGGGGAGCGGGTTCTTCGTCGTGGCCCCGGGGGGACCTCTGTGAGGTGTTGGGGTGCTGGCTACAGTGGAGGTGGAAGGTTGCCCCATAGGGAGATGAGTATAGGGAAGCTGTGGTGGGTCAGGGGATATGGATTCATAGGGGGCCAACCTATGGGTGGTCCCGGGCACCCAAGTGGGGTAGACAGGGTGGGTGACCCCCTCAGCGGATGAGAGGTCTTCAGACTCCTCCACTGAAGGTGTCACGACCACAGTTCTTGTCTCTTTGGTGGCCATCGCCTGCTCAGAATCGTGGCTCTTCATGGGCTCCGTTGACGCGCGGTCAACCGCGTGGAACGGGTCTAGCTCAACGACCAAGTCCAGGTGGGAGACACTGGGTGGTTTGGGAGACCCGTCTTGACGTCCTCCATCCAAAAGAGGCCTCTGGGGAGAAGTCGGTCCCTCCTCCCCAGTTTCCTTCCCTCTGGGAAAAGCCGTCACCAGCTGCATCTGTTCGTCCTCTTCCATCAACGCCGTTCCGGCTTTCTGTAACGGCCCGTAAGGTTCTTTGGCGAACTCCCTCGAATCCCCCGAAACAACGGCCTCATCTGTTTCCTTGGGGAAAAGCTCGTTCTGCGTCAGCGAATCGGGGTCATGTTCCACCAAGAGGTTCTCCATCAGCAAATCGTGGCTTCCTTCCGTGTCCTGGTCGGTGGGCCCCCGTCCCGCCGGATCCGGGCTCTCCCCAAACGCCGAACCCAGCACCTTCTTGCTTGACTGCCAGGCtggaaagaaaccaaaataaGCTTGAAACCCATTGCTTTCACGGACAGCGCCATGGACGAATCCCGCCGGCTGGAAAGGTTAACATGCCTCCATCTGGATGAATATTTCAGCCCCCTGAATTAAGGAATTGTCGGTGGGTTTTATGCTGGATCCTGGTGCTACAGTTGTATGAATTAGCTGTTAAAAGGAAATCTGAGACCCTCGCCTTCTGGAACATCACATCTGAAGGACAGATCTGTGATaataatgatggtgatggtgatctTGAAACACAGAGTGAGAATggatccagtccagcccctcccaAGGAGGC includes the following:
- the NCAN gene encoding neurocan core protein isoform X1, whose amino-acid sequence is MVHVMGEISCWMFLGSLLLPVSVLLGSQENGKVIHINKVHHQPLRVGLAEPVALPCLFLLQPSASLGPNSPPDPPRIKWSKVRSATGQPEDLSVLVAKDNVVKISKGYEGRISLPGYPYRRDNATLLLSAVRASDAGLYRCEVVAGIHDEQDLVPLEITGVVFHYRAASNRYALTFSAAQRVCEENSAVIASPAHLQAAFEDGYDNCDAGWLSDRTVRYPITLSRPGCYGDRNSLPGVRSYGERDAEETYDVYCYAKELRGKVFYVSSPGRMTFPMAQKYCVSRGAHLATTGQLYLAWREGLDQCDPGWLADGSVRYPIRTPRKKCGGDEPGVRTAYQHANRTGFPHPGSRFDAYCYKAWQSSKKVLGSAFGESPDPAGRGPTDQDTEGSHDLLMENLLVEHDPDSLTQNELFPKETDEAVVSGDSREFAKEPYGPLQKAGTALMEEDEQMQLVTAFPRGKETGEEGPTSPQRPLLDGGRQDGSPKPPSVSHLDLVVELDPFHAVDRASTEPMKSHDSEQAMATKETRTVVVTPSVEESEDLSSAEGVTHPVYPTWVPGTTHRLAPYESISPDPPQLPYTHLPMGQPSTSTVASTPTPHRGPPGATTKNPLPTGLPEPTQRSIYTGLNGRYFQQIVEEDPGLEGETEGSTALPSVRHKMADNFIETSVEAQPSPAAALRGGVSYALSNEVDGKELPASEHRSYPETTFLSPSPFWRGTQGEGYDHEHPASSGLENQETQTHFGHPEASSPTVANGLRWPPEMATTTVRGLTEGPGAASTRGDYPPGVALVRDNGESFSGNGEVIRTIPHSSLDSKRSEGPMDEASGEVGDDSREDHNALVSLVEGLPGPDFEAQQNVPGSAQEGTDSDILHATRPQKEIRVLDVGGEDTILNQDGWHVGELTELRGEEASTLSMKNIFSPTLDFVDSPAAQLLFGESEPLVTRGASQDGEVASKGSLQTTPGSPVDVSTLTEPLGVSGQQGGWEVITESTDGHLEAGVVNQNHPGEHLVLQTSSMMETSPVHHSSEGASSGSPIHTLSTWPVPTEGQKDATLWGSPKMDPTPRRSTLSPDQLLPFPTSPPSLFPSGEAIRAVDDEESYLPTSPGGFLPLEPDSGSGEETRNLSTIKGDEGPVWNEEANISLIVETNPCDNDPCLHGGTCESSGNISTCNCPRGFTGENCEIDIDDCLSGPCQNGGTCIDEINAFICLCLPSYGGTLCERDTEGCDHNWHKFQGHCYRYFAHRRSWEDAERDCRRRSGHLTSIHSREEHNFISSFGHENTWIGLNDRIVEQDFQWTDNTGLQYENWRENQPDNFFAGGEDCVVLVSHETGKWNDVPCNYNLPYVCKKDTVLCGPPPPVENAFPIGKKREKYSIHATVRYQCEEGFLQRHLPTIKCHVNGTWDRPRILCTKYGRTEPGGTTDAAISTTSITATNRGRTGGNTSGSTRSRSGRRKTAITFNDLPREKHKLFLPHHLPPHPFLPQPPSPSLDVIDWRV
- the NCAN gene encoding neurocan core protein isoform X2, with protein sequence MVHVMGEISCWMFLGSLLLPVSVLLGSQENGKVIHINKVHHQPLRVGLAEPVALPCLFLLQPSASLGPNSPPDPPRIKWSKVRSATGQPEDLSVLVAKDNVVKISKGYEGRISLPGYPYRRDNATLLLSAVRASDAGLYRCEVVAGIHDEQDLVPLEITGVVFHYRAASNRYALTFSAAQRVCEENSAVIASPAHLQAAFEDGYDNCDAGWLSDRTVRYPITLSRPGCYGDRNSLPGVRSYGERDAEETYDVYCYAKELRGKVFYVSSPGRMTFPMAQKYCVSRGAHLATTGQLYLAWREGLDQCDPGWLADGSVRYPIRTPRKKCGGDEPGVRTAYQHANRTGFPHPGSRFDAYCYKAWQSSKKVLGSAFGESPDPAGRGPTDQDTEGSHDLLMENLLVEHDPDSLTQNELFPKETDEAVVSGDSREFAKEPYGPLQKAGTALMEEDEQMQLVTAFPRGKETGEEGPTSPQRPLLDGGRQDGSPKPPSVSHLDLVVELDPFHAVDRASTEPMKSHDSEQAMATKETRTVVVTPSVEESEDLSSAEGVTHPVYPTWVPGTTHRLAPYESISPDPPQLPYTHLPMGQPSTSTVASTPTPHRGPPGATTKNPLPTGLPEPTQRSIYTGLNGRYFQQIVEEDPGLEGETEGSTALPSVRHKMADNFIETSVEAQPSPAAALRGGVSYALSNEVDGKELPASEHRSYPETTFLSPSPFWRGTQGEGYDHEHPASSGLENQETQTHFGHPEASSPTVANGLRWPPEMATTTVRGLTEGPGAASTRGDYPPGVALVRDNGESFSGNGEVIRTIPHSSLDSKRSEGPMDEASGEVGDDSREDHNALVSLVEGLPGPDFEAQQNVPGSAQEGTDSDILHATRPQKEIRVLDVGGEDTILNQDGWHVGELTELRGEEASTLSMKNIFSPTLDFVDSPAAQLLFGESEPLVTRGASQDGEVASKGSLQTTPGSPVDVSTLTEPLGVSGQQGGWEVITESTDGHLEAGVVNQNHPGEHLVLQTSSMMETSPVHHSSEGASSGSPIHTLSTWPVPTEGQKDATLWGSPKMDPTPRRSTLSPDQLLPFPTSPPSLFPSGEAIRAVDDEESYLPTSPGGFLPLEPDSGSGEETRNLSTIKGDEGPVWNEEANISLIVETNPCDNDPCLHGGTCESSGNISTCNCPRGFTGENCEIDIDDCLSGPCQNGGTCIDEINAFICLCLPSYGGTLCERDTEGCDHNWHKFQGHCYRYFAHRRSWEDAERDCRRRSGHLTSIHSREEHNFISSFGHENTWIGLNDRIVEQDFQWTDNTGLQYENWRENQPDNFFAGGEDCVVLVSHETGKWNDVPCNYNLPYVCKKDTVLCGPPPPVENAFPIGKKREKYSIHATVRYQCEEGFLQRHLPTIKCHVNGTWDRPRILCTKSRRSHRTRRHHRRRHQHHQHHRHKSRKDRRKHQRQHPKPEWTEEDGNYF